A stretch of the Ornithodoros turicata isolate Travis chromosome 4, ASM3712646v1, whole genome shotgun sequence genome encodes the following:
- the LOC135392042 gene encoding AP-2 complex subunit alpha-like, translating to MPTVRGDGMRGLAVFISDIRNCKSKEAEQKRIFKELANVRGKFKGSLDGYQKKKYVCKLLFIFLLGHDVDFGHLEAVNLLSSNKYSEKQIGYLFLSVLLPPAQDCELLRLLTQSLRNDLASRNPVHVQLALQCIANLSGSSRVVAEAFGSNDISRLLIAGDAGDGVRQSAALCLLALLRAMPEHAPGVEWSSRLGALIADSHLGVVTASTSLIEALAKRNPDDYKGSVPVAVSRLSRLAQASCSDLQDYSYYLVPAPWLCVKLLRLLQHLPPPEETSLRVRLEECIEVIMSRAQEPPRSKKLQHSNARNAVLFEAIQLVLHLDSPMLLARACAQMGHFLTHREANLRYLALDSLRLLAAAGSDSCTQEAVKRHRDTVVTALQTERDASVRQRAVDLLYAMCDRSNAEDIVAQMLAYLETADYAAREEMVLKVAILSEKFASDYAWYVDVVLKLIRIAGDHVGDEVWYRVIQIVVNHHDVQTYAARTVFEALQAPACHENMVRVAGYILGEFGGLIAEDPQSSPSALFNLLKSKYPLCSAATRALLLTTFVKFANMFPHLKQEVQTVLRGDANLRCSDAELQQRAVEYLSLSEGAEVLATVLEEMPPFPERQPSVLSGLKTAQPSSSIDPMRDLLQDPSANTSSEVTQVDVPPLENALIANDKGLKHLVISNQGTLYENDILQVCVKAEFRQNLGRVALSYTNKTPFQLQCFSATVSCSPFLSSKLNVQARPIESALEPGAQLQQMVNIECVEEFSELPAVVIHFLHCGTQHRLVLKLPVFLNKFFEPTTMSSDTFFSRWKHLGGIGGQEDRKVFKARQAMEPEMAPEKLRGFGMQMLDKVDPNPDNMVCAGVLNTRLGQIGVLLRLEPNRQARMYRLTIRAGKDGVAKILTDILCEQF from the coding sequence ATGCCCACCGTCCGGGGAGATGGCATGCGCGGACTCGCAGTCTTCATCTCGGACATACGGAACTGTAAGAGCAAAGAAGCTGAACAGAAGCGCATCTTCAAGGAGCTCGCCAACGTGCGTGGCAAGTTCAAGGGGTCCCTAGACGGCTACCAGAAGAAGAAGTACGTCTGCAAGCTGCTGTTCATCTTTCTCCTGGGACACGACGTCGACTTCGGCCACCTGGAAGCGGTCAACCTGCTCAGTTCCAATAAGTATTCGGAAAAACAGATCGGGTACCTGTTTCTGTCGGTGCTGCTTCCGCCCGCCCAGGACTGCGAGCTTCTTAGACTCTTGACGCAGTCGTTGAGGAATGATCTGGCGTCCAGGAACCCGGTCCACGTCCAGCTGGCCCTGCAGTGCATCGCCAATCTGAGCGGGAGCAGCAGGGTCGTAGCGGAAGCCTTTGGAAGCAACGATATCAGCAGGCTGCTCATCGCCGGTGACGCTGGCGACGGGGTACGTCAGAGTGCCGCTCTGTGTCTTCTGGCGCTCTTGAGGGCGATGCCGGAGCATGCTCCGGGTGTGGAATGGAGCAGTCGTCTGGGAGCACTGATAGCCGACTCGCATTTGGGAGTTGTCACGGCTTCCACGAGTCTTATAGAAGCGTTAGCCAAGAGAAACCCGGACGACTACAAGGGCTCCGTGCCGGTCGCCGTGTCCCGACTTTCGCGTCTAGCACAGGCATCTTGTTCCGATCTTCAGGACTACAGCTACTACCTTGTCCCTGCGCCCTGGCTCTGTGTTAAGCTTCTTCGTCTTCTCCAGCACTTGCCTCCGCCCGAAGAGACATCGCTGAGGGTTCGCCTCGAAGAGTGTATCGAAGTCATCATGTCTCGAGCTCAAGAGCCTCCGCGCTCCAAGAAACTACAACATTCAAACGCCCGTAACGCCGTGTTGTTCGAAGCCATTCAGCTCGTCCTGCACCTCGATTCTCCGATGCTGCTGGCGCGAGCGTGTGCACAGATGGGACACTTTCTGACCCACCGTGAGGCTAACCTGCGCTACCTAGCCCTAGACAGCCTGCGTCTTCTAGCCGCGGCCGGAAGCGACAGCTGCACTCAGGAAGCCGTGAAGCGACACCGTGATACAGTTGTCACGGCCTTGCAGACAGAACGCGACGCGAGCGTGCGACAACGAGCCGTCGACCTGTTATACGCCATGTGCGATCGCAGCAACGCCGAGGACATCGTCGCTCAGATGCTGGCGTACCTCGAGACGGCCGATTACGCGGCCAGAGAGGAGATGGTACTCAAGGTAGCCATACTGTCCGAAAAATTCGCCTCGGATTATGCCTGGTACGTTGACGTAGTCCTGAAGCTGATACGGATCGCTGGTGACCACGTGGGTGACGAGGTGTGGTACAGAGTGATACAGATTGTAGTGAACCATCACGACGTTCAGACCTACGCCGCGCGGACGGTCTTCGAGGCCCTACAAGCCCCGGCATGTCACGAGAACATGGTCCGTGTGGCAGGTTACATCTTGGGCGAGTTCGGAGGTCTGATCGCTGAAGACCCTCAGTCGTCGCCTTCGGCGCTGTTTAACCTTTTGAAGTCAAAGTACCCTCTGTGCTCCGCGGCGACCCGAGCATTGTTATTGACAACGTTTGTGAAATTTGCGAACATGTTCCCACATTTGAAACAGGAGGTACAGACGGTACTGCGCGGAGATGCCAATCTCCGTTGCTCCGATGCGGAGTTACAACAACGCGCGGTCGAGTACCTCAGCCTTAGTGAAGGAGCTGAAGTCCTGGCGACCGTTCTCGAAGAGATGCCACCGTTCCCCGAACGACAGCCCTCCGTGCTTTCAGGGCTGAAGACAGCGCAGCCTTCCTCCAGCATCGACCCGATGCGCGACCTCCTTCAGGACCCTTCTGCCAACACCAGCAGTGAGGTCACGCAAGTGGACGTACCTCCCCTGGAGAATGCCCTCATCGCGAACGATAAGGGACTCAAACATCTGGTCATCAGCAACCAAGGAACTCTCTACGAGAACGACATACTTCAGGTATGCGTCAAGGCTGAATTTCGCCAGAACCTCGGACGCGTGGCGCTGTCTTACACGAACAAGACACCGTTCCAGCTGCAATGTTTCTCTGCTACCGTATCGTGCAGTCCTTTTCTATCGTCCAAACTGAACGTCCAGGCGCGACCCATAGAATCGGCCCTCGAACCAGGAGCGCAACTTCAGCAGATGGTTAACATCGAATGCGTCGAAGAGTTCTCGGAGTTACCGGCCGTCGTCATTCACTTCTTGCACTGCGGCACGCAGCATCGACTGGTGCTCAAACTACCCGTCTTCCTGAACAAGTTCTTCGAACCCACGACCATGTCCTCGGACACGTTCTTCTCGCGTTGGAAGCACCTGGGCGGCATCGGGGGCCAGGAGGACCGCAAGGTCTTCAAGGCGCGGCAAGCCATGGAACCCGAGATGGCGCCGGAGAAGCTCAGGGGTTTCGGCATGCAGATGCTGGATAAGGTTGATCCCAACCCGGATAACATGGTGTGCGCGGGGGTCCTCAACACGAGGTTGGGTCAGATCGGCGTGCTGCTACGCCTGGAGCCCAACCGGCAAGCGCGAATGTACCGCCTCACGATACGGGCGGGCAAAGACGGTGTTGCTAAGATTCTGACAGACATACTTTGTGAACAATTCTAG